The Natronosporangium hydrolyticum nucleotide sequence GGGAAACTCCCCCTCTCCGGTGTAGACAGGGTCCGCCGCGCCGCCCTGCTCACCGACGGCGCAGCCGACGCAGTCACCCGATACCAGCTGCACACCTGGCCGACCCTGCTCGACACCCTCACCACCCACGGACCCGCCGAACTTATCCGGCAGGTCCGCGCCGCCGAGCTATCCGACGACACCGGCGACGGCCAGGCCCGCTACAAGCGCCACGACGACGCAACCGCCGTACTGTGCCAATTCCACCCCCAGGAGCAGCCATGAGCAGCGCCCCGCGCCACTCAGTCAGCGTCGCCGCAGCAGTCATCAACAACGACGGACACGCGCTAGTCATCCGCCGCCGCGACACCGACGCATGGCAGCTACCCGGCGGCATCCTCGAACTCGGCGAAACCCTCCACGAAGGAGTACGCCGGGAAGTCCTGGAAGAGACGGGCGTCGTAGTGGAGCCCACCCGACTCACCGGCGTCTACAAGAACATGCGCCTAGGCGTAGTAGCGCTCGTGTTCCACGCACACCCCATCGCAGGCAGCCCGCAACCCACCGACGAAGCCGCCGCAGTCGAGTGGTGGCCCATCGAACGCATCACCGCAACCATGAACGAAGCGTTCGCCATCCGCCTCAGCGACGCATTCCGCGACGAGCAGGCACCGGCCGTGCGAGCCCACGACGGCACCCACCTACTCGACCCGGACCCGCGCCCCGCAGACGAGCACGGGCGAACCTAACCACCCCGACGCCGTACCGGCCCAAGCGGCCAACCAGCACACCCAACGGCCAGGCGCCAACCCTCCACGCTGCACAGAGCCAGGGAGCAGTCATGCCCGGAAACACCCCGCATACGGCTATTGCCCGATCGTCGGCCGCCCACGCCTACGGCAGTCCCAGCCCTCGCCCACGACAAGCCGCAGCCACCACGCCGCCGTACAGCCTCGCCCAAGTCCTCGGCGAAACAGGGCCGCTCCTGCTCGACTTCGACGGCCCGGTGTGCGCACTGTACGCCGCAGTGCCCGCCGCCACCGTCGCCGAACGGCTGTGCCAGGCCCTCACCGACCACGGTTTTACTCTCCCCAGACACATCGCCGATGAGCCCGACGCTCTCGCAGTTCTCCGCCACACCGTCACCTTTGGTAACCCGAAGCTGACCGCAAGAGTGGATGATGAACTACGGCGAGCCGAGCGACACGCCATCGACAGCGCCGCCCCCACCCGGTACGCGCGGGAGATTATCGTCGCCGCGCACCACGCAGGCCGACCGTTGGCCATTGTCAGCAACAACGCCGAATCCGCCATCAGGGCATACCTGACCGCGCACCGGCTAGCCCGCTACATAGACCACATCGTCGGCCGCCCCCACGGCGACCCCGGCGGGATGAAACCCAACCCCGCGCCCGTACACGCCGCCCTAACTGCCCTCGCAGCCCAACCCAGCGAATGCGCCCTAATCGGCGACTCCACCAGCGACATCACCGCCGGGCACGCCGCCGGAGTCCGCACCATCGGCTACGCCAACAAACCCGGCAAATACCGGCGCCTCACCGCAGCCGGAGCCGACGCCGTAGCCGATGGCGCCCCAGACTTCGCCCACCTCGCCCGGCTACTGCACAACGAAGCCGACCCCATCTAGC carries:
- a CDS encoding NUDIX hydrolase, with protein sequence MSSAPRHSVSVAAAVINNDGHALVIRRRDTDAWQLPGGILELGETLHEGVRREVLEETGVVVEPTRLTGVYKNMRLGVVALVFHAHPIAGSPQPTDEAAAVEWWPIERITATMNEAFAIRLSDAFRDEQAPAVRAHDGTHLLDPDPRPADEHGRT
- a CDS encoding HAD family hydrolase, with translation MPGNTPHTAIARSSAAHAYGSPSPRPRQAAATTPPYSLAQVLGETGPLLLDFDGPVCALYAAVPAATVAERLCQALTDHGFTLPRHIADEPDALAVLRHTVTFGNPKLTARVDDELRRAERHAIDSAAPTRYAREIIVAAHHAGRPLAIVSNNAESAIRAYLTAHRLARYIDHIVGRPHGDPGGMKPNPAPVHAALTALAAQPSECALIGDSTSDITAGHAAGVRTIGYANKPGKYRRLTAAGADAVADGAPDFAHLARLLHNEADPI